The following is a genomic window from Triplophysa rosa linkage group LG11, Trosa_1v2, whole genome shotgun sequence.
GTgaacgcgcgccatacactgacaagacagaggagaatattttggtttgtttttcgcacaaaaagcattctcgtcgcttaaaaaaaattaaactgagccactatgtgcggatggaccaatttaaggatgtctttagtacttttctggaccttggcaaaaactgacaccatgatgtctatgaggaggcctggaaatctctcggatgtcacctaaatatctctatttgtgctccgaagatgcTGGAAGTTGACGTTAAACAagctaaacatgtttaacgtcatgtgggcgagtaaaaaaaatcacacaacattgatttttgggtgaacttccactttaacAAACAAGAGACTATTTCCTGACCTTATACAGCTTGGGACGGACAGGAGTAAAGTCATCTGGAACATGTTTTTTGATTTCCTCTGGCTGTCCCCCAAGAATCTCCCAGAACTCGGGAGGTTCATGATTTTGCATCAATGTCATAATCTCTGCTTTACCTTTTCGCTCATTTTTGTTGATCTTTTCAGCAAATAACCTGAAAATAATCATATTAAGCGGCGTTACAAATTTGAACCACTGGAATGGGAAACAAAACATGGCGCTTTGTTGTTTGCAAGCTACCTTGCTTTTGTGGTACCACCCAGCGTTGCATTGCCTCCTCTCCAAACAAATATTTCAAGACCATTGTCCAGCAAGAAGACAAATCTGGcaagagaaaaagaaacagaTGTCATGTGACCACTCCCTCAAAAAAGTGATGGAAAAAACCAAGAGCACCTAGAACTCACCGTGGGTCAAGTGAGGACGCTTTCAGAGGCACCGATTCTAATCTGATGTTCTTTTTCCCATACACCCTGTACaacctgcccaaaacacacaaaaaaacaggaTTAGTGTGAGTCAGCTCATGGATAAACTGGAGAGGAGGGTGTTGTTTTTGGTGGGGCACCTGGTTGAATATTGTGTGTCCTCTACTGTGTAAAATCCACTAGCAGTTCCGCCCTCAATGTAAGAGATCGCATTGTCGAAcacctaaaaatgacaaaaatagttAACAAAATCCGCTGACGCAGTGTGACATCATTCATGTGTTTCATTGaccttgtgtttgttttactgaCCGCAGTGAATTCTTCACTCTCGTCTCCCATCTCCTCCCTGATACTCCTGCACTCAGCACCCAAATAATTACGAAGGTTGACAGCATGGATTGCCGAGCTGGCTTTCTTATCAAGTGTGGCTTCCTGGCCAATCCAGTAAAAGATCTGCCAGTTCAGGGCTCCGTTATCATCTAAGAAAGTCTGCAAAAAACAGAACATTAAACAGAGAAGCAACAATATTAcaacaattaaattaaactacaATATATTCAAGACATAGCGTGGTCATAAGAAGTAGGAAATAGATTAGCATTAGCCATAACCACAATAATTCAAAGGACTTACTCTGAGAACAATGTAACAGTCAGCTTCATAGAACTTTCCGTGGAAAGCTTCGTCCACCTGCATGGGTACAAAGTTCTCTATCTGCCAGATTGTGACCCCAGGTATTTGCCCAACATCCTCCAAGAAGAACTCCGAGTAGTCCAGCTGAGGTTTCTCCAGGTTCTTGTCCCAGCGCTTTACTTTCAGGTCAGAGTATTTCAAGTCACCATTCTCCTACAAGAAGACCAGGATCTATTCTTAGATTCACTGCAGCAGATGAATGTTAATAAAGCTTCACCATCACGTTTTCTCACCTCCATAGATTTGTTCTTTTCCTGAGCCACATCTGACATTCCTTTCAGCACCTGTTTAGCCTGATCATCTTGAGCCGAGTCTTTTCTCCTCCTTAGCCTCATTTTTCTGGCCATGTGATCTTTTGGGCTATTTCCTGTGTGACATACAGCATTCCAAATGTTTCGAACATGCTGTGATAACTCATAATGAAAATAAGTTTTGCTATAATAATACAAGCAAAGCCATATATTCTACCTCCACCAGCTGCTGCCACAGTGGCTGGGGATGCACCAGCCAATCGTAGCTGGTTCTGCAAAGAAAAGTCTATGTTGTACCACTCAGCTGTTCTGTCCACCGGTTTAGGAGGCATGACTAGATTGGGATTCTCACGAACGTCCAAAACCTAAGGGCAAAATGTCACAGCATTACGAACCAATTTAATAGCTGAGCAACCAATAAAGCCTCATGTTGCATTTTATTACACTTAATGTGAACATATGACCTTCATAAAGGTTTACAGCAAGCAATTATTTTGCTGTTCGGTACGACAAAGTAAACACATAACTGGTTGGTATATATAATAAAGTCAATCATGAAAGCTTATAATGCTTACATAAGAACTTCTTACCTGCAAATCAGTCAAGAAATGAATGGCCTCTGGTAAAGTCACAAGACGGTTCTTGTTCAAGACCAGTTTCTTCAACTTCCCACACCTGGAAAGCATTATGATAATGTATCAAAGTTGTCCATTTGTTAAAAGCCAAAACAAGCATCAGTGTGTCGATTCGCACCTGCAAAGTCCCTCTGGAACGAGCTCCAAATTATTATTTGCTGCCATGAATTCCACTAGGTTGGATAGTTTTCCCACACCAGATGGAAGCCCATCAAAATCTATTTTGTTTGAGTTCACATACAGCTTCTTCAGCTTGGACAGCTTGCAAATAGCAGACTAGACATCGCAGCAAACAGAGGAAAAGAAGAGACAAGGTTAGCCATCCAAGCCATCATTGTACGATAAGTGACAATTCAATTAATGGGATGTCATAATAACATGCGAGAACTTCTAGTAACTGCCAAGTTCCtcggttttatttttcaaatgggGACCTACTGGCAGGGATGTGAGTTGGTTCCTCGAAAGGTTGAGAGTCTCAAGCTTGGTCCACTGATCTATGCACAGTGACAGTTCTGATATCTGATTGCTGCTCAGATTGAGTCGTTTTAGATTAGCCAGGGAATACAAGCATTCTGGTACTCGACTCAGATCATTGCAGGACAGGTCCACAtctacacaaaaacatacaaaatgtgaTTAAACATGCACTTATAATTTTAGATACTGATGATGATAGAACGGAAACAGCAAACAAGTACCTGCTAAGTTGGTAAGGCCCTCTAGACTGGTTGGCATATTATTTTGAGTACGTTGTGTGTTCCGTAAGTGAAGGGTTTGAAGGGCCACCATAGCAGGTAGTTGCCTGTTACAGCAAAGCAAACAATGAATAGAAGCCAGGTCTTATCATACTTAATGATGTCATCTGTACAGAAAGCAAGAAGGCTACCAGTTGCAGAGATACAAATCATAAAATCTACATATGTTACCTGAGCTGTGCATGCATAAGTGGATTATTATTGAGTATCAGGGTCTGCAAATGAACCAAGCGTCTCATCTGAGGGGGCAAACTGTCCAAATTATTGTCACTCAGGTCCAGGTAGAGCAGATCAGTCAGATTAATGAACAGCTGATTTGGTATGTTATCAATGCTGTGAGAAAGAGCAAACATAAGAgatattgacagaaattcacAGTTAAGATACCACCAACCAAAATGTCACAGTTAAATTTAGGcaaatactgtattttcatGATCAGTCATTTGTGGTAGAATACTCAAGTACGTACATGTATGCCCATCATTACTCTCAACACAAATATAGAAAGACAGACAGTACCTATTGTGACTGAGGTTTAAGACCAACATGTTCCTGGAGTTTTCCAAGTCCCTTGGAATCTCAGCGAGTTGGTTATAGCTCAGATCCTAAAGGGAGGGAACATTTGATATAACCACAGGTCTTTCAGTCTTTTTTGCCATCTCAACAGCACATTACAGGAAACAAATAAGACAGACCGGCTTgtcttaaaataatttatgctAGCAATTTTGCACTTAACTGACATGTTTATGCCATCATCCCAAGGGAGAGATAAACAATAAAGCATCGAATAGAGAGGAATAGTAAATCTCCACATACCAGCACAGAAAGATCATCCAGCTGAAAAATATCATCAGGAACTCCGGAGTTCTTCAAGTTGTTTGCTCTGGCCACCAAGGCCTATGGGAACAAAAATTCAAGAATGTAATGATTATATGAggagtaaaaatatttacaataaaataaaagttaaattgTTGAAATAAACTTGTCAacaaatgtactgtacagtaaataGGTACATAAATATTTAGCTACATGAAGTGCTGTATTTTGCAACACTGTTTACCCTCATGTTGGGAAGACTGGACAGCTCTCCATGCAGCGTTGTGAGGCTGTTGTGACTCACTGACAAATGCTCCTGGTTTTAGATATGAGACATAAGAAGACCCCAGATGGAACATTAGTACAACGACAATGCTGGGTTGcaaaatattactgaaatgtTAATGCAGAGGAAAGATTTCATCACCAGTTTCTGTAGGGAGGCCAGTTCCTCTGGAAGATAGCAAAGACCCGTTCTGTTTAGTTTCAGCCATCGCAAGCTGGTCATAGACTTGACATGCTCAGGAAAATAGCCCCCCTATTAGAATAGAGATAAAACTCAAGCATTACTGCCAGAAATCAACACCGACAACAATGTGCTTCAAACTCATTTAAGCAATTCCATACAACTTCACCATGACAAAGTTTTTATAAGACGTTTTCACAACATACTGTAGTTATCTTATaagtcaatatttggtggtttaaatgcCCATATGAGGCGCCTGTTTAagcttttaaagcatttttaatgattttgcaTAGTCAGGTGACAGAGTTAACACGTCTATAACAGACTAAAGTAACTGTTtcttaaagtaaagtaaaatatcTATTTTATGTCATATGAAAAGGCAAATCTTCTCTATTAATTGGGTATTATTGTTTCTGGGttatgcattttaattcacagaagtATGTTGTTTCTCTCCtattttgtcacatccataacacgtTTATTTCCCACATGTACTATAAAAAACATGTTAGACAGTAGGCATGGGCCAGTTACCGGATTCAAGGTATGCCGAGGTTTGTCAAAACCACCAAGATGTTCTGTGATACCGTTTCTAAGGTATGAGCTATGTTTACACaaaattaacttaaattaaC
Proteins encoded in this region:
- the flii gene encoding protein flightless-1 homolog, coding for MAATGVLPFIRGVDLSGNDFKGGYFPEHVKSMTSLRWLKLNRTGLCYLPEELASLQKLEHLSVSHNSLTTLHGELSSLPNMRALVARANNLKNSGVPDDIFQLDDLSVLDLSYNQLAEIPRDLENSRNMLVLNLSHNSIDNIPNQLFINLTDLLYLDLSDNNLDSLPPQMRRLVHLQTLILNNNPLMHAQLRQLPAMVALQTLHLRNTQRTQNNMPTSLEGLTNLADVDLSCNDLSRVPECLYSLANLKRLNLSSNQISELSLCIDQWTKLETLNLSRNQLTSLPSAICKLSKLKKLYVNSNKIDFDGLPSGVGKLSNLVEFMAANNNLELVPEGLCRCGKLKKLVLNKNRLVTLPEAIHFLTDLQVLDVRENPNLVMPPKPVDRTAEWYNIDFSLQNQLRLAGASPATVAAAGGGNSPKDHMARKMRLRRRKDSAQDDQAKQVLKGMSDVAQEKNKSMEENGDLKYSDLKVKRWDKNLEKPQLDYSEFFLEDVGQIPGVTIWQIENFVPMQVDEAFHGKFYEADCYIVLRTFLDDNGALNWQIFYWIGQEATLDKKASSAIHAVNLRNYLGAECRSIREEMGDESEEFTAVFDNAISYIEGGTASGFYTVEDTQYSTRLYRVYGKKNIRLESVPLKASSLDPRFVFLLDNGLEIFVWRGGNATLGGTTKARLFAEKINKNERKGKAEIMTLMQNHEPPEFWEILGGQPEEIKKHVPDDFTPVRPKLYKVGLGLGYLELPQINYKLSVEHKDKIKLDVVPEHRLVQGLLDTKGVYILDCWSDVFIWIGRKSPRLVRAAALKLGQEVCSMLHRPKHAVVIRNLEGTEYQVFKSKFKNWDDVLKVDYTRNAESVKQGAGLSGKVKKDAEQKDQMKADLTALFLPRQPPMPLTEAEQMMEEWNEDLDGMEGFVLEGKKFARLPEEEFGHFHTQDCYVFLCRYWVPVEYENDQEKDKEKREDEDKQPEEDFQCVVYFWQGREASNMGWLTFTFSLQKKFESLFPGKLEVVRMTQQQENLKFLSHFKRKFIIHKGKRKLKVDSVQPSLYHIRTNGSALCTRTIQIATDSSNLNSEFCFILKVPFESTDNQGIVYTWVGRAADPDEAKLSEDIMNTMFDDSYSKQVINEGEEPENFFWVGIGSQKPYDEDAEYMKYARLFRCSNEKGYFAVSEKCSDFCQDDLADDDIMLLDNGKEVYMWVGSQTSQVEIKLSLKACQVYIQHMRSKDAEHPRKLRLVRKGNEPHCFTRCFHAWSAFKTAPA